A genomic region of Raphanus sativus cultivar WK10039 chromosome 6, ASM80110v3, whole genome shotgun sequence contains the following coding sequences:
- the LOC108809965 gene encoding uncharacterized protein LOC108809965, which yields MEGSRRTEQVVLLHSLKRLIISFVCCLPVSLFGLLMVLLLIYNSFSVFSLHLDPIPPIKPTPSLNQPQVLQHHTSSAAPLASSSKPDSSLLLAVKETTLGFAQKQKVSSIKTEKRDELTPATRQKPQGKTRQRFKTRINSFLSKSSCESLFFMTWISSLESFGVRERFTVESLFKSHPNSCLILVSNSLDCERGTLILKPFTDKGLKVLAIKPDFAYIFKDTSAEKWFERLKKGMFSPGVIPIEQNLSNLLRLVLLYKYGGIYLDTDFIVLKSLTNLHNVIGAQAVDPVTKQWSRLNNAVLIFDKNHPLLERFINEFSVAFNGNKWGHNGPYLVSRVVARINTSSSSSEDLGFSVLPPSAFYPADWTRIRRFYRASGNESEVNCSRKRLTQLRKHSFAVHLWNRESKKLRIEEGSIIHQLISVSCIFCNSSSFTF from the coding sequence atggaagGGAGTAGAAGAACAGAACAAGTTGTGTTATTGCATAGCTTGAAAAGATTGATCATCTCTTTTGTTTGTTGTCTTCCAGTGTCTCTTTTCGGTCTTCTTATGGTGCTTCTCTTAATCTACAACAGTTTTTCTGTCTTCTCTCTTCATCTTGACCCAATCCCACCTATTAAACCCACTCCTTCACTTAATCAACCCCAAGTTCTTCAACATCATACATCATCAGCAGCACCACTAGCATCATCATCTAAGCCTGATTCTTCGTTGTTGCTTGCGGTAAAAGAAACCACTTTAGGGTTCGCACAGAAGCAGAAAGTTTCCTCTATCAAGACAGAGAAAAGAGACGAGTTAACCCCCGCGACGAGACAGAAGCCACAAGGAAAAACAAGACAGAGATTCAAGACGAGGATCAACTCATTCTTGTCCAAATCCTCATGCGAGTCTCTGTTCTTCATGACTTGGATCTCAAGCCTCGAATCTTTTGGTGTTAGAGAACGGTTCACCGTAGAGAGTCTCTTCAAATCTCACCCAAACAGCTGCTTGATCTTGGTATCAAACTCACTTGACTGTGAGAGAGGAACACTAATCTTGAAACCCTTTACGGACAAAGGGCTTAAGGTGCTTGCCATTAAACCAGACTTCGCTTACATCTTCAAAGACACATCAGCAGAGAAATGGTTTGAAAGATTAAAGAAAGGAATGTTCAGTCCAGGAGTGATTCCAATAGAGCAGAACCTCTCTAACCTTCTAAGATTAGTCTTGCTCTACAAATACGGAGGAATCTACTTAGACACCGACTTCATAGTCCTCAAATCTCTCACCAATCTCCACAACGTAATCGGAGCACAAGCAGTTGATCCCGTTACTAAACAATGGAGCAGGCTTAACAACGCGGTGCTCATCTTTGACAAGAACCATCCTCTTCTTGAAAGGTTTATCAACGAGTTCTCAGTAGCCTTCAACGGTAACAAATGGGGTCACAACGGTCCATACTTAGTATCAAGAGTCGTTGCAAGAATCAAtacttcttcatcatcatcggAGGATTTGGGATTCTCTGTTCTTCCACCATCTGCGTTTTATCCTGCGGATTGGACTAGAATCAGGAGATTTTACAGAGCGTCTGGGAATGAGAGCGAGGTGAATTGTTCAAGGAAGAGGCTTACGCAATTGCGTAAACATAGCTTTGCTGTTCATCTTTGGAACAGAGAGAGTAAGAAGCTTAGGATTGAAGAAGGAAGCATCATTCACCAACTCATCTCTGTTTCTTGCATCTTTTGTAACTCTTCTTCTTTCAcgttttag
- the LOC130496809 gene encoding protein RTF1 homolog codes for MVDLDDLLLEAAGRTNAPASSRSRHSHPSSSSRRREGSYSDGGSEESDEEDRGYPATRKPSASQVPLKKRLEAEREAAETSDREGDSSSEESDFGDDLYKNEEDRQKLAGMTEFQREMILAERADKKGDKSFTEKLRSKRENEMMTTTTATTTPVSKKDTHQTPPAASASRGVRSSARSADRAAAKDDALNELRAKRMKQQDPSALRKLRDASSKGGRDFSSMKRKPSLASLSDSDRSQSDDEGSNGGMGDSDDDRSDVPTYEDIKEITIRRSKLAKWFMEPFFEELIVGCFVRVGIGRSKSGPIYRLCMVKNVDAADPDKAYKLENKTTHKYLNVFWGNETSAARWQMAMISDGHPVEEEYRQWIREVERTNGRLPSKEDVSDKKEAIKRINSFVYSAETVKQMLQEKKSASARPMNIAAEKDRLRKELEIAESKNDGAGVERIKNKIKQLDASRNKKGVDKKALKLFEMNKKNRAENFKNASEVKSITASLKAGEAGYDPFSRRWTRSSNYYNGKNSGKDGGENEAAAAAAVETNGADAGGENGVEATEAALEAAAEAGKLIDTRAPIGQGAEHNLMHNFELPLSLAALQKYGGPQGVQKAFMARKQVTEATVGCRVVENDGKRHGLTLTVSDYKRRRGLL; via the coding sequence ATGGTTGATTTAGATGACTTGCTTTTGGAAGCTGCTGGGAGAACAAACGCACCTGCTTCTTCTAGGTCCCGTCATTCTCATCCTTCCTCATCTTCTAGGAGACGTGAAGGCTCCTACTCTGATGGTGGCAGCGAGGAATCTGATGAAGAAGATCGTGGCTATCCTGCTACTAGGAAACCCTCTGCTTCTCAAGTTCCCTTAAAGAAGAGATTAGAGGCAGAGAGAGAAGCTGCTGAGACATCTGATCGTGAAGGTGACAGCAGCAGCGAGGAGTCTGATTTTGGGGATGACCTTTACAAGAACGAGGAAGACAGGCAGAAGCTCGCTGGGATGACTGAGTTCCAGAGAGAGATGATTCTCGCCGAGCGTGCTGACAAGAAAGGTGACAAGAGCTTCACTGAGAAGCTTAGGTCCAAGAGGGAGAACGAGATGATGACCACCACCACGGCCACCACCACCCCTGTTTCCAAGAAGGACACTCATCAGACACCTCCGGCTGCTTCGGCCTCCCGTGGTGTCAGGTCTTCTGCTAGATCTGCTGACAGAGCCGCTGCAAAGGATGATGCTTTGAACGAGCTGAGGGCTAAGCGTATGAAGCAGCAGGACCCTTCTGCTCTTAGGAAGCTCAGAGATGCGTCGTCCAAAGGTGGcagagatttctcatctatgaagaGGAAGCCTTCTTTAGCTTCCTTAAGTGATAGTGATAGGTCTCAGAGTGACGATGAAGGGTCCAACGGAGGAATGGGTGACAGTGATGACGACAGGTCAGATGTGCCTACTTATGAGGATATTAAGGAGATTACTATTAGGAGATCTAAGCTTGCTAAATGGTTTATGGAGCCTTTCTTTGAGGAGCTTATCGTTGGTTGCTTTGTGAGGGTTGGGATTGGGAGGTCGAAGAGTGGTCCGATTTACAGACTCTGCATGGTGAAGAATGTTGATGCAGCTGATCCAGACAAGGCGTACAAGCTAGAGAACAAGACTACACACAAGTACCTTAACGTGTTCTGGGGTAACGAAACCTCTGCTGCTCGTTGGCAAATGGCGATGATTTCAGATGGGCATCCTGTGGAGGAAGAGTACAGGCAATGGATCAGAGAGGTTGAGAGAACAAATGGTCGCCTGCCTTCAAAGGAAGATGTATCAGACAAGAAAGAAGCGATCAAAAGAATCAACAGCTTTGTCTACTCGGCGGAGACTGTTAAGCAGATGTTGCAGGAAAAAAAATCAGCCTCGGCGAGGCCAATGAATATTGCGGCCGAGAAAGATCGGCTCAGAAAAGAGTTGGAGATTGCAGAGAGCAAAAACGATGGAGCAGGTGTGGAGAGGATCAAAAATAAGATCAAGCAGCTCGATGCGTCACGGAACAAGAAAGGTGTAGATAAAAAAGCACTAAAACTCTTCGAGATGAACAAGAAGAACAGAGCCGAGAATTTCAAGAACGCATCAGAGGTGAAATCAATCACCGCTAGTCTCAAGGCTGGTGAAGctgggtatgatccgttttcaAGGAGGTGGACGCGATCATCCAACTACTACAATGGTAAAAATAGTGGGAAAGATGGAGGAGAGAACGAGGCAGCAGCTGCAGCAGCGGTTGAGACCAATGGAGCAGATGCAGGAGGAGAGAACGGTGTTGAAGCGACAGAAGCGGCTTTAGAAGCGGCTGCAGAGGCAGGGAAGCTGATAGACACAAGAGCTCCAATAGGACAAGGAGCGGAACACAATCTTATGCATAACTTTGAGTTGCCGTTATCTCTAGCGGCATTGCAGAAGTATGGTGGACCCCAAGGAGTACAGAAAGCATTCATGGCGAGGAAACAGGTGACAGAAGCAACAGTGGGATGCAGAGTTGTTGAGAATGATGGTAAGAGACATGGACTTACGTTAACTGTTAGTGATTACAAGAGAAGGAGAGGTCTTCTCTGA
- the LOC108813036 gene encoding cleavage and polyadenylation specificity factor subunit 3-I has product MASSSASLKRREQPMSREGDQLIVTPLGAGNEVGRSCVYMSFRGKTILFDCGINPAYSGMAALPYFDEIDPSTIDVLLITHFHLDHAASLPYFLEKTTFKGRVFMTHATKAIYKLLLTDYVKVSKVSVEDMLFDEHDINKSMDKIEVIDFHQTVEVNGIKFWCYTAGHVLGAAMFMVDIAGVRILYTGDYSREEDRHLRAAELPQFSPDICIIESTSGVQLHQSRHIREKRFTDVIHSTVAQGGRVLIPAFALGRAQELLLILDEYWANHPDLHNIPIYYASPLAKKCMAVYQTYILSMNDRIRNQFANSNPFVFKHISALNSIDDFRDVGPCVVMASPGGLQSGFSRQLFDIWCSDKRNACIIPGYMVEGTLAKTIINEPKEVTLMNGLTAPLNMQVHYISFSAHADYAQTSTFLKELMPPNIILVHGEANEMMRLKQKLFTEFPDGNTRIMNPKNCESVELYFNSEKMAKTIGRLAEKTPDVGDSVSGILVKKGFTYQIMAPDDLHVFSQLSTATVTQRITIPFSGAFGVITHRLGKIFESVDSSTDEETGLPALKVHERVTVKQESEKHISLQWSSDPISDMVSDSIVALVLNISREVPKIIVEEEVAVKSEEENGKKVEKVIYALLVSLFGDVKLGENGKLVITVDGNVAHLDKETGKVEGEHEGLKERVRVAFHRIQSAVKPIPLSAE; this is encoded by the exons ATGGCATCTTCATCGGCATCTCTGAAAAGGAGAGAGCAGCCAATGTCGCGAGAAGGAGATCAGCTTATCGTTACTCCTTTAGGCGCCGGAAACGAAGTCGGTCGTTCCTGCGTTTACATGTCCTTCCGTGGCAAAACCATTCTC TTCGATTGTGGGATTAATCCTGCCTACTCTGGAATGGCTGCCTTGCCTTACTTCGATGAGATTGATCCTTCCACCATCGATGTCCTCTTGATTACtca CTTTCATTTGGATCATGCAGCATCCCTCCCTTATTTTCTAGAGAAG acTACATTCAAAGGGCGAGTTTTCATGACACATGCTACAAAGGCTATCTATAAGTTGCTGCTTACAGATTATGTTAAAGTCAGCAAGGTTTCTGTGGAAGACATGTTGTTCGATGAACATGATATCAACAAATCCATGGATAAAATTGAG GTTATTGATTTCCATCAGACGGTTGAAGTGAACGGCATAAAGTTCTGGTGCTACACGGCAGGCCATGTCTTGGGTGCAGCCATGTTCATGGTGGACATAGCTGGTGTCCGGATCCTCTACACTGGCGACTATTCCCGTGAGGAAGACCGACATCTAAGAGCAGCTGagcttcctcagttctcccctGACATATGCATCATTGAATCCACCTCCGGTGTCCAGCTTCATCAATCTCGTCACATCCGGGAGAAACGCTTCACTGATGTAATCCATTCAACTGTTGCTCAGGGTGGTCGTGTCCTGATCCCAGCTTTTGCACTTGGCCGTGCACAGGAACTCCTCTTGATTCTAGATGAGTACTGGGCCAACCACCCTGATCTACACAATATCCCTATCTACTATGCCTCACCCCTCGCCAAAAAGTGTATGGCAGTTTACCAAACCTACATTTTATCTATGAACGACAGAATCCGCAACCAGTTTGCAAATTCTAATCCGTTTGTGTTCAAGCACATATCTGCGTTGAACAGCATCGATGATTTCAGAGATGTTGGTCCATGTGTGGTTATGGCTAGTCCTGGAGGTCTTCAGAGCGGTTTCTCGAGGCAGCTCTTTGACATCTGGTGTTCAGATAAGAGAAACGCTTGTATCATACCTGGTTATATGGTGGAAGGTACACTGGCAAAAACGATTATCAATGAGCCGAAGGAGGTGACTCTTATGAACGGTCTTACTGCTCCTCTCAACATGCAAGTGCACTACATCTCCTTCTCTGCTCACGCTGACTATGCGCAGACGAGCACTTTCTTGAAAGAGCTCATGCCTCCAAACATCATCCTTGTTCACGGTGAAGCTAACGAGATGATGAGGCTCAAACAGAAACTCTTTACGGAGTTTCCTGATGGAAACACGAGGATCATGAATCCGAAGAACTGTGAGTCGGTTGAACTGTACTTCAACTCTGAGAAAATGGCTAAAACCATTGGGAGGTTGGCTGAGAAGACGCCTGATGTTGGCGATTCAGTGAGTGGGATTCTGGTTAAGAAAGGTTTCACTTATCAGATAATGGCACCTGATGATCTCCATGTTTTCTCACAGTTATCAACAGCAACTGTTACTCAGCGGATCACTATCCCTTTCTCAGGAGCTTTTGGTGTGATAACACATCGCCTCGGGAAGATTTTTGAGAGCGTTGATTCTTCAACGGACGAGGAAACGGGTCTTCCAGCACTGAAAGTTCACGAGAGAGTAACTGTGAAGCAAGAGTCAGAGAAGCACATCTCGCTTCAGTGGTCATCTGATCCAATAAGTGACATGGTTTCAGACTCCATTGTAGCTCTGGTTCTCAACATCAGCCGGGAAGTTCCCAAGATCATTGTGGAGGAGGAAGTTGCTGTCAAATCCGAAGAGGAGAATGGGAAGAAAGTGGAAAAAGTGATATATGCTCTTCTTGTGTCGCTCTTTGGGGATGTGAAACTTGGAGAGAATGGGAAACTGGTGATTACTGTCGATGGCAATGTGGCTCATCTTGATAAAGAGACTGGAAAAGTAGAGGGTGAGCATGAAGGTCTAAAAGAAAGAGTGAGAGTAGCTTTTCATCGGATTCAAAGCGCTGTGAAACCAATCCCTCTCTCAGCTGAATGA
- the LOC108810931 gene encoding peroxidase 1-like, producing MALKNLLVLVVLLGIVGVSLANPYGNPLRKQNGQRNPKMQGDLDLDYYRSTCPQVETIVRRVTFQYVSRRPTLAAALLRMHFHDCFVRGCDGSILLKSPFKDAERDAVPNLSVRGYEVVDAAKSALDRIKGCRGAVSCADVLALVARDAVAVIGGPWWPVPLGRRDGRISKLSEVNLPSPFSDVKTLKKNFLDKGLNTKDLVVLSGAHTIGVSSCAIINNRIHNFTGRGDFDPAMNPSYVRALKKRCKPTDFKTPVDMDPGSAKKFDSHYFNIVAQKKGLFTSDATLLDDLDTNLYIQAQVLTRGASFNRDFSESMVKLGFVEILTGKQGEVRRKCAFVN from the exons ATGGCGCTGAAGAACTTACTTGTCCTTGTGGTTCTTCTTGGCATTGTTGGAGTTTCCCTTGCAAATCCATATGGGAACCCACTTAGGAAACAAAATGGACAAAGGAACCCAAAAATGCAGGGTGATCTTGACCTTGACTACTACCGCTCCACGTGTCCACAAGTGGAAACCATTGTCCGCCGTGTCACATTTCAATACGTCTCTCGCAGGCCAACTCTTGCTGCTGCCCTTCTGAGGATGCATTTTCACGACTGTTTTGTCAGA GGATGTGACGGTTCCATTCTTCTGAAATCACCTTTCAAAGATGCGGAAAGAGACGCTGTGCCCAACTTGTCAGTGAGAGGCTACGAAGTGGTTGATGCCGCCAAGTCAGCTCTCGACAGGATTAAGGGTTGTCGTGGTGCTGTCTCTTGCGCTGATGTTCTTGCCTTGGTCGCTAGAGACGCTGTTGCAGTG ATCGGAGGACCATGGTGGCCTGTTCCATTGGGGCGGAGGGACGGACGCATCTCGAAGCTTTCCGAAGTTAATTTACCATCTCCATTTTCCGATGTAAAGACACTGAAGAAAAACTTCCTCGACAAGGGTCTTAACACTAAAGACCTAGTCGTCCTCTCAG GGGCTCACACCATAGGTGTGTCTTCTTGCGCTATCATCAACAACCGTATCCATAACTTCACGGGCAGAGGCGACTTTGACCCAGCGATGAACCCTAGCTACGTTAGGGCGTTGAAGAAAAGATGCAAGCCAACTGATTTCAAGACCCCTGTGGATATGGACCCAGGCAGTGCCAAGAAATTTGACTCTCACTACTTCAACATTGTGGCTCAGAAGAAGGGTTTGTTCACATCTGATGCAACACTTCTCGATGACCTTGACACCAACCTCTACATTCAGGCGCAGGTCTTGACCCGTGGGGCTTCCTTCAACAGAGATTTCTCAGAATCAATGGTCAAACTTGGTTTCGTCGAGATTCTTACCGGGAAGCAAGGTGAGGTCAGGAGGAAATGCGCCTTTGTTAACTAA
- the LOC108806505 gene encoding putative transferase At1g60990, chloroplastic, producing MMRTGGVSHITATATALLPCLYHGTNLSRSSLRLRNSGSRGEPKLRLRCVSPSEFDFSPPPIDHDLLDTISVGGGIVSEDGVVESFDNDDEALDAFDNGVVVVDLSHFGRIRVSGDDRLHFLHNQTTANFECLNEGQGCDTVFVTPTARTIDIAHAWIMKNAIMLMVSPTTCQTIIEMLNKYIFFADKVEIKDITKQTCLFALAGPKCNQIMSNLNLGDLIGQPYGKHKHYSFDGMPITVGVGSLISDEGFTMLMSPSGAVSVWKTLLSEGAVPMGSEAWEKLRVIQGRPAPERELSKEFNVLEAGLWNSISLNKGCYKGQETIARLITYDGIKQRLCGLELSAQAEPGSTITFDGKKVGKLTSYTKGRNGSSHFGLGYIKKQAASIGNTVTIGEDIYGIVAEVPYLSRQHPPSTNPSS from the exons ATGATGAGGACGGGTGGCGTTAGCCACATCACCGCCACTGCTACAGCTCTGCTTCCATGTCTCTACCACGGGACAAATCTTAGCCGCAGCTCCCTTCGTCTCCGAAATAGCGGTTCTCGAGGAGAACCGAAGCTTCGGCTCAGATGCGTCTCGCCTTCCGAATTTGATTTCTCGCCGCCTCCAATCGATCATGATCTCCTC GATACAATAAGTGTTGGTGGAGGGATAGTGTCAGAAGATGGTGTTGTTGAGAGTTTTGATAACGACGATGAGGCTTTGGATGCTTTTGATAACGGAGTTGTG GTCGTGGACCTCTCGCATTTTGGCAGAATACGAG TTAGTGGAGATGACCGCCTTCATTTCCTTCACAACCAAACTACTGCAAATTTCGAATGCCTTAACGAAGGACAG GGGTGTGACACTGTATTCGTTACCCCAACTGCAAGAACCATCGATATTGCACATGCCTGGATAATG AAAAACGCAATAATGCTAATGGTTTCTCCAACTACGTGCCAAACCATAATTGAGATGCTAAACAA GTATATCTTTTTTGCTGACAAAGTAGAGATCAAAGATATCACCAAGCAAACTTGCTTATTTGCTTTAGCAGGACCGAAATGTAACCAa ATTATGTCTAACCTGAATCTGGGAGATCTTATTGGGCAGCCATATGGCAAACATAAGCATTACAGC tTCGATGGAATGCCAATTACAGTTGGGGTCGGGAGTCTTATTTCAGATGAAGGCTTTACCATGCTAATGTCACCTAGTGGTGCTGTTTCAGTCTGGAAGACTCTTCTATCTGAAGGTGCCGTTCCAATGGGTTCTGAGGCCTGGGAGAAACTTAGAGTCATTCAAG GAAGACCAGCACCTGAGAGAGAACTCAGCAAGGAATTCAATGTTCTGGAAGCGGGTCTATGGAACTCAATCTCTTTGAACAAAG GATGTTATAAGGGGCAGGAGACTATCGCAAGACTTATAACATATGATGGAATCAAACAAAGGTTGTGTGGACTTGAACTCTCTGCACAAGCAGAACCAGGCAGCACCATCACGTTCGACGGGAAAAAG GTCGGGAAGCTAACTAGCTACACTAAGGGAAGAAACGGATCTAGCCATTTCGGGTTAGGGTACATCAAGAAGCAAGCAGCCTCAATTGGAAACACAGTGACTATAGGAGAAGACATTTATGGGATAGTAGCTGAAGTCCCTTATCTATCCCGGCAACATCCTCCATCAACCAACCCAAGTTCTTGA
- the LOC130496955 gene encoding membralin-like protein At1g60995, producing MDPEQTFIRVQERFSQILNPRIRAFLEYTFLFLAITLFCILVVMHANYVQQPGCSSELTGVELSEAELLQIKITSAGLWSRSDESTAADVPQVEASADNLEVSKNDQESCASEEIADNTFVKVDREEPRSSFSVSAKETVRAAILRFPKKFYRRISFVLHHTARILRGVRKIWNIVAIPLNLDMPKLFHVLYMDKVNYYAVQWLERRTQEFEPTYLYTMEKGYFLLPDEAKSRHNIRTANVSISARHPCFGNRLQQLTINRVVGYDTIIMNSLQNSAGQGYMYNFQTREFYNLSYSQELSEGSSQFGDYLVTKCGVLMMSLFVFFTTTMSVSFTLRETQTRMLKFTVQLQHHAQHRLPTFQLIFVHVIESLVFVPIMIGILFFLFEFYDDQLLAFMVLVLVWLCELFTLISVRTPISMKFFPRFFLLYFLVFHIYFFSYAYGFSYLALMTTGAFMQHLILYFWNRFEVPALQRFLQSRQSHLHQHPDFHITSSTILASTLHITRLNRTTTRNRSPSGPNNTTPNQNTETRSPAATAAAADAGVENPMQHQQQEVNTANANIPVEPNPHAGAMSSFSSMLLRILGGASSEGFNSFLSRFRDTRDEDEAQAFADTSLPNAHHDNLVVD from the exons ATGGATCCGGAGCAGACGTTTATAAGGGTTCAGGAGAGGTTCTCACAGATCTTAAATCCTAGGATTAGGGCTTTCTTAGAGTATACTTTCCTCTTCCTCGCCATCACGTTGTTCTGCATCCTCGTTGTTATGCACGCCAACTATGTTCAACAG CCTGGTTGTTCAAGTGAGCTGACTGGAGTTGAGTTATCTGAAGCAGAGCTTCTACAAATCAAG ATAACAAGCGCGGGGTTGTGGTCACGTAGTGATGAAAGCACTGCTGCTGATGTTCCTCAAGTTGAAGCTTCAGCTGACAACTTGGAAGTCTCAAAGAATGATCAAG AAAGCTGTGCCAGTGAAGAGATTGCTGATAATACATTTGTCAAAGTCGACAGGGAAGAGCCCCGGAGTAGTTTCTCCGTGTCTGCAAAAGAGACTGTCAGAGCAGCTATTCTTCGCTTTCCCAAAAAGTTTTATAGGCGCATATCTTTCGTTTTGCACCATACAGCGCGGATCCTCAGAGGTGTTAGAAAAATATGG AACATTGTTGCTATACCGCTGAATCTTGATATGCCCAAATTGTTTCATGTGCTGTATATGGATAAGGTCAACTACTATGCAG TTCAATGGCTTGAGAGAAGAACTCAAGAGTTTGAACCAACATATCTATATACTATGGAAAAG GGTTACTTTCTGCTGCCTGATGAAGCAAAGTCACGGCATAACATTCGCACTGCAAATGTAAGCATATCGGCTCGACATCCCTGCTTTGGCAACAG GTTGCAGCAACTTACTATCAACAGAGTTGTAGGATATGATACAATTATAATGAATAGCTTACAGAACTCTGCTGGTCAAG GTTACATGTACAACTTCCAGACAAGAGAGTTTTACAATCTTAGTTACTCCCAAGAACTTTCTGAAGGTTCTTCGCAATTTGGAG ATTACTTGGTGACAAAATGTGGTGTTCTTATGATGTCTCTGTTTGTGTTTTTCACAACCACAATGTCTGTGTCATTCACTTTGCGAGAGACGCAAACTCGCATGTTGAAGTTCACAG tGCAGCTTCAACACCATGCTCAGCATCGGCTACCAACGTTTCAGTTGATCTTTGTGCACGTGATTGAATCCCTCGTCTTTGTACCG ATAATGATTGGGATTCTCTTCTTCCTGTTTGAGTTTTATGACGATCAGCTGTTAGCTTTCATGGTCCTAGTTCTTGTCTGGCTATGCGAATTATTCACCCTGATAAG TGTTAGAACACCAATATCGATGAAGTTCTTCCCGCGtttctttttgctctacttCTTGGTGTTCCACATTTATTTCTTCTCGTACGCTTATG GCTTTTCTTATCTAGCGCTAATGACAACCGGTGCATTCATGCAACACTTGATTTTGTACTTCTGGAACCGGTTTGAG GTACCGGCACTTCAGAGATTCCTTCAAAGCCGACAGTCACATCTTCACCAGCATCCAGACTTCCACATCACTTCCTCAACAATCCTAGCGTCAACTCTTCACATCACAAGGCTGAAcagaacaacaacaagaaaccgATCTCCGTCTGGTCCTAACAACACAACCCCAAACCAAAACACAGAAACAAGATCTCCAgcagcaacagcagcagcagcggATGCAGGAGTCGAGAATCCAATGCAGCATCAACAGCAAGAAGTGAACACAGCAAACGCCAACATTCCTGTAGAGCCTAATCCGCACGCAGGTGCTATGAGCTCGTTCAGCTCGATGTTACTACGGATTTTAGGCGGTGCTTCCTCAGAAGGATTTAACTCGTTTCTCTCGAGGTTTAGGGATACGAGAGATGAAGATGAAGCTCAAGCGTTCGCAGATACTTCCCTTCCGAACGCTCATCATGATAATCTTGTAGTGGACTAA